The region TTGAAGTCTATCACATGTCCTCTTACGCTTTGAAAATCTTTGTCTTCATCTGTAAGTTTATAGTAAGCATCTTCACCAAGTGTTACGACTATCTTTGGTTTTACAAATTCTATTTGAGCAAATAAATATGACTTGCAAGAGTCCCACTCAGATGCAGATGGTTTGTTAGAATTTAACGGTTTGCATTTGATGGCATGTGTAAAGTAAACATCATCAGTTTTAAGTCCTATGACTTTTTCTATCATTTTTATGAGACTTTCACCACTTCTACCGCTGTAGTATTCATTGTTAGCATCTTCACTCATTGAGACACTGAAGTCTATAATCATAAGCTCAGCGTTTGTGTTTCCATAGCCACTCATACTCTGTTTTCTTGATTTACTAAGATCACAAAGGTGACATGATGAAATATTTTGTGCAAGAGCATCTAGAGTTTTTGGTTCTTGATGAGCACTTTTTTCATTTATTTGAAATGGGTCAATATAGTTAAATCCAAGAGCTTGTAATCGGTAAAGATTTTGAAGAAGAACAAGATTTTGAAAAGATTTCACTCTAGCACCTACTGCTTAATTTTTGTGAGTATAGTTAAAATGCGGTTAAAATATACTTTAGAAAAAGTTTATGGTAGAATTGTATATCACAAAGGATAATTTAATATGATAAATATTGATAATACTTTAAAAATTAATAATTTTAAATTAACTTCATCTACAGAAGTTAGTGGTGTTGTAAGAGATATTTTAGAGATAAAACATATGAGTTTGCTCATACATCTCTCTTCTTATATGCACAATACTGTCTTGTTCCAAAACTTAAAACTTGAACTAGAAAAAAAACTACCAGATGCTAAACTTGTAGCTATTAAACACGAAGATAGGTCACACACTTCTGTAGTTGTGTATAGTCTTAACAAAAAAGTAGATAAAAAAGATATAAGTGATGAAATATTAAAAGAGATGCAATTAAGTGATCGTATAAAAGAAATAGATATGAAAGAGTGTAAAAAACAGCTCTTAAGTAGATATTTTACAGATCATTTAACAAGTTTTCCAAACCTTTATCAACTAAGAAAAGATTTACAAGACAATGAAAATTTTGGATTAGTAACAATAGCTATAGATAACTTTGTAACTATAAATAATTTTTATGGTTTTATGGTTGGAGACTTTATTATAGAACAAGTTGGAAACTATCTTGTTAAAAATATAAACAAAAAAATATATAGAGTCTCAGGAACAGAATTTACACTTTATCTTGATGAGAGTTTAGATTTTTATGAACTTAAAGATTATCTTACAAAACTTTATGAAAAAATAGAAAATGTAACAGTAAAGTATCAAGAAAACGAAATAAATGTAAGTCTTACTTTAGCTTCATGTGTAAATGCAAATCAAGAAAATCTTTTCTCAAAAGTAGCTATGGCTCTTAAATATGCAAAAGACAATAGACTTCCATTTTGGATTTATGAAGATAGGATGCGCTTTGAAAATGAGTATGAAAAAAATTTAAATGTATCAAATGTGGTAAGACATGCAGTTAAAAACAGAAAAATAGTTCCATATTTTCAACCAATTATGGACAACAAAACATCCAAAATAAATAAGTATGAATGTCTTGCAAGACTTTTAGATGATAATGACAATGTTATCTCTCCATTTTTGTTTATACCTATATCAAAACGGATAAAAGTCTATAATTTTGTTACAAAAATTATCATCGAAAAATCTTTTGAAGTTTTTGAAAAAAATGATTTTGAATTTAGTATAAACTTGTCTATGGAAGATATTGTTAATAGTGATATGTTTAACTTCATCCTAAATAAACTAAAATCCAGTTCAGCATCTAAAAGAGTAATTTTTGAGATAGTAGAATCTGAAGCCATTGAAGATTTTGACAAAATCTCACGTTTTATAAAAGAGATAAAAAGATATGGAGCTAAAATTGCCATCGATGATTTTGGAGATGGTTATTCTAATTTTTCATATCTTATGAAAATGAATGTTGATTTTTTAAAAATAGATGGCTCTTTGATAAAAGATATAGATACAGATATGAACTCTTATCTCGTTGTAGAAACTATAATAGGATTTGCAAATAAGCTTGGGATTAAAACGATTGCT is a window of uncultured Sulfurimonas sp. DNA encoding:
- a CDS encoding uracil-DNA glycosylase, giving the protein MKSFQNLVLLQNLYRLQALGFNYIDPFQINEKSAHQEPKTLDALAQNISSCHLCDLSKSRKQSMSGYGNTNAELMIIDFSVSMSEDANNEYYSGRSGESLIKMIEKVIGLKTDDVYFTHAIKCKPLNSNKPSASEWDSCKSYLFAQIEFVKPKIVVTLGEDAYYKLTDEDKDFQSVRGHVIDFKKYKLIPIYHPQFLLRNPELKKITMNDLKTIKSCL
- a CDS encoding GGDEF domain-containing phosphodiesterase, giving the protein MINIDNTLKINNFKLTSSTEVSGVVRDILEIKHMSLLIHLSSYMHNTVLFQNLKLELEKKLPDAKLVAIKHEDRSHTSVVVYSLNKKVDKKDISDEILKEMQLSDRIKEIDMKECKKQLLSRYFTDHLTSFPNLYQLRKDLQDNENFGLVTIAIDNFVTINNFYGFMVGDFIIEQVGNYLVKNINKKIYRVSGTEFTLYLDESLDFYELKDYLTKLYEKIENVTVKYQENEINVSLTLASCVNANQENLFSKVAMALKYAKDNRLPFWIYEDRMRFENEYEKNLNVSNVVRHAVKNRKIVPYFQPIMDNKTSKINKYECLARLLDDNDNVISPFLFIPISKRIKVYNFVTKIIIEKSFEVFEKNDFEFSINLSMEDIVNSDMFNFILNKLKSSSASKRVIFEIVESEAIEDFDKISRFIKEIKRYGAKIAIDDFGDGYSNFSYLMKMNVDFLKIDGSLIKDIDTDMNSYLVVETIIGFANKLGIKTIAEFVHSSTVMDKIKEMGIDFSQGYHIDKPLLTLD